One genomic window of Deinococcus arcticus includes the following:
- a CDS encoding DUF4180 domain-containing protein gives MTAEPQIRTAAELGLRLREAGDAAQMLGAIYGLDGLILSADDLSPNFLDLRSGLLGNLFQTFANWRLPVAFVVPDPAAYGERFAELASEHARHPGIRFVRTEPDAWAWLQASLA, from the coding sequence ATGACAGCGGAACCACAGATCAGGACAGCGGCCGAACTGGGACTCCGGTTGCGGGAGGCAGGAGACGCGGCGCAGATGCTGGGCGCCATTTACGGGCTTGACGGCCTCATTCTGTCGGCCGACGACCTCTCACCCAACTTTCTTGACCTGCGGTCCGGGCTGCTGGGCAACCTCTTTCAGACCTTCGCGAACTGGCGCCTGCCGGTGGCCTTTGTGGTGCCCGACCCCGCCGCTTACGGCGAGCGCTTTGCCGAACTGGCCTCTGAACATGCCCGCCACCCGGGCATCCGCTTTGTGCGCACCGAGCCCGACGCGTGGGCGTGGCTTCAGGCGAGTTTGGCCTGA
- a CDS encoding DinB family protein, protein MTDPDRISRAQLAFARLLPKLFRGGQAFVGVEASLSGLSDERATTRPPGLPHSVAELVAHVNWWNRWMLDIIEMGQSQPYPKAAADTWPTVDAAEWPRVKNEFYELLARIDPHAARPDLANPVNHEETIGELLADMALHTAHHFGQIVTVRQALGAWPPPGGGDTW, encoded by the coding sequence ATGACTGATCCTGACCGCATCTCCAGGGCGCAGCTGGCCTTTGCCCGCCTTCTTCCCAAGCTGTTTCGTGGGGGGCAGGCGTTCGTGGGCGTGGAAGCCTCGCTCAGTGGCCTGTCGGACGAGCGGGCCACCACCCGGCCCCCTGGACTGCCGCATTCGGTGGCGGAACTGGTGGCGCACGTGAACTGGTGGAACCGCTGGATGCTGGACATCATCGAGATGGGCCAGAGCCAGCCCTACCCCAAGGCGGCGGCCGACACCTGGCCAACTGTGGACGCCGCCGAATGGCCACGGGTGAAAAACGAGTTCTACGAGCTGCTGGCCCGCATTGACCCGCACGCCGCGCGCCCGGACCTGGCCAATCCGGTGAACCACGAAGAAACCATTGGCGAGCTGCTGGCCGATATGGCTCTGCACACCGCGCACCACTTCGGGCAGATCGTGACGGTGCGCCAGGCGCTGGGGGCGTGGCCCCCGCCCGGCGGCGGCGACACATGGTAG
- a CDS encoding aminotransferase family protein: protein MSNVFYRSRKSYPVAVRAQGVFIEDAQGRRYLDGASGALVANIGHGRAEVAQAMAAQAARLAFVHGSQFSSDVLETYAARLADFLGLPDFRFWAVSGGSEANESAIKLARQYHVERGEAGRYKIVTRVPSYHGASLGALAASGMGARREVYAPLMREEAWPKMPKPDPSLSGEADAERLRAVLEAAGPETVAAFLCEPVVGASDAALAPEAGYHARIAQICREYGVLFIADEVMSGMGRCGAPLAVRLGGDVTPDVVVLGKGLAAGYAPLAGLLASPAVYGTVMEGSGAFKHGFTYAGHPVSVAAGLSVLDIVQREGLTQAARARGAQVLAGLEGLRAQHPQVLAVRGQGLLLGVVLGDPDTGEAFAQPGVAERVAAAAREEGLLTYPGSGAVDGTRGDHLLLGPPLNISPDEVNLMLEALGRALDRVGQHTPS from the coding sequence ATGTCCAACGTGTTCTACCGTTCCCGCAAGTCCTACCCCGTCGCCGTGCGTGCCCAGGGGGTGTTTATTGAAGACGCCCAGGGCCGGCGGTATCTGGACGGCGCCTCGGGGGCGCTGGTGGCCAACATTGGGCACGGCCGCGCCGAGGTGGCGCAGGCCATGGCGGCGCAGGCGGCCCGGCTGGCCTTTGTGCACGGCTCGCAGTTTTCCAGTGACGTGCTGGAGACCTACGCCGCGCGCCTGGCCGACTTCCTGGGGCTGCCCGACTTCCGCTTCTGGGCCGTCTCAGGTGGCTCGGAGGCCAACGAGAGCGCCATCAAACTGGCGCGGCAGTACCACGTGGAGCGGGGCGAGGCCGGGCGCTACAAGATCGTGACCCGGGTGCCCAGCTACCACGGCGCGTCCCTGGGGGCGCTGGCGGCCTCGGGCATGGGCGCCCGGCGCGAGGTCTACGCGCCCCTGATGCGCGAAGAGGCGTGGCCCAAGATGCCCAAGCCCGACCCCAGCCTGTCGGGCGAGGCCGACGCCGAGCGCCTGCGCGCAGTGCTGGAAGCGGCGGGCCCGGAAACAGTGGCAGCTTTCCTGTGCGAGCCCGTGGTGGGGGCCTCGGACGCGGCGCTGGCGCCAGAGGCGGGCTACCACGCCCGCATTGCCCAGATCTGCCGCGAGTACGGCGTGCTGTTTATCGCTGACGAGGTCATGAGCGGCATGGGCCGCTGCGGCGCGCCGCTGGCCGTGCGGCTGGGGGGCGACGTGACCCCAGACGTGGTGGTGCTGGGCAAGGGGCTGGCGGCCGGCTACGCCCCGCTGGCGGGCCTGCTGGCCAGCCCCGCCGTGTACGGCACCGTCATGGAGGGCAGCGGCGCCTTCAAGCACGGCTTTACCTACGCCGGGCACCCGGTCAGCGTGGCCGCTGGCCTGAGCGTGCTGGACATCGTGCAGCGCGAAGGGCTGACCCAGGCCGCGCGGGCGCGGGGGGCACAGGTGCTGGCCGGGCTGGAAGGGTTGCGGGCCCAGCATCCTCAGGTGCTGGCGGTGCGCGGCCAGGGGCTGCTGCTGGGCGTGGTACTGGGGGACCCCGACACGGGCGAGGCGTTCGCCCAGCCGGGCGTGGCCGAGCGCGTGGCCGCCGCCGCGCGCGAGGAAGGGCTGCTGACCTACCCCGGCTCGGGGGCGGTGGACGGCACCCGGGGCGACCACCTGCTGCTGGGCCCGCCCCTGAACATCTCGCCCGACGAGGTGAACCTGATGTTGGAGGCTCTGGGGCGCGCCCTGGACCGGGTGGGTCAGCACACCCCTAGCTAA
- a CDS encoding WecB/TagA/CpsF family glycosyltransferase: MTIPQAPGRLSLFDLPLDPVSLEATLDRLEGWLDAPRAPHTVVTLNPEFIVQSRTQPDFVNAIQVADLVTADGVGIVWAARQLAGVEVPRAPGFDIVQGLMKRRGAGLRVFFLGAKPGVAEVAAQNAARDYGIVVAGIHHGYFDLPEDQRVAELVQSSRADLLLTAMGGGRQETFNQYWRQVMNTPVMIGCGGVIDVLAGTADLAPAWTRRLGVEWIWRVGLDRKRWNRAPRLAQFVRLVRAEKKRLG, from the coding sequence ATGACCATTCCGCAAGCCCCCGGGCGCCTGAGCCTGTTTGATCTGCCGCTGGACCCCGTTTCTCTGGAGGCCACCCTGGACCGCCTGGAGGGCTGGCTGGACGCGCCGCGCGCCCCGCACACCGTGGTGACCCTGAACCCCGAATTCATCGTGCAGTCGCGCACCCAGCCGGATTTCGTGAACGCCATTCAGGTGGCCGATCTGGTGACCGCTGACGGCGTGGGCATTGTCTGGGCCGCGCGCCAGCTGGCCGGGGTGGAGGTGCCGCGTGCGCCGGGCTTTGACATTGTGCAGGGCCTGATGAAGCGCCGGGGCGCGGGGCTGCGGGTGTTCTTCCTGGGGGCCAAACCCGGCGTGGCCGAGGTGGCGGCCCAGAACGCCGCGCGCGACTACGGGATTGTGGTGGCGGGCATTCACCACGGCTATTTCGACCTGCCCGAGGACCAGCGCGTGGCCGAACTGGTGCAGAGCAGCCGTGCGGACCTGCTGCTGACCGCCATGGGCGGCGGGCGGCAGGAAACCTTCAATCAGTACTGGCGGCAGGTGATGAACACCCCGGTCATGATCGGCTGCGGCGGCGTGATTGACGTGCTGGCCGGCACCGCCGATCTGGCGCCGGCCTGGACCCGCCGCCTGGGCGTGGAATGGATCTGGCGCGTGGGCCTGGACCGCAAGCGCTGGAACCGGGCCCCCCGCCTGGCCCAGTTTGTGCGCCTCGTGCGCGCCGAGAAAAAGCGGCTGGGCTAG
- a CDS encoding Crp/Fnr family transcriptional regulator, with protein MLPGAFGALPADAQAQVMAAGRVGRWSRAELLYHPEDPAETLYLLLRGAARLYRLGTGAREVTLDVHGPGSLLGVLALVGGAGYGMYAEAMDDTEALLLGKEALTRLSATQPAVGVALTEQITRQTRGVQERLSGLVFLEVSQRLAVALLHLADREGPWPEGGPLALRDRVSHQDLAHVVGSTRETITKLLGDFRARGLLDLGYRRIILTDREGLQRVTREPLR; from the coding sequence ATGTTGCCCGGTGCATTCGGTGCCCTGCCCGCAGATGCTCAGGCGCAGGTAATGGCGGCGGGCCGCGTGGGCCGCTGGAGCCGCGCGGAACTCCTGTATCACCCGGAAGACCCGGCCGAAACCCTGTACCTGCTGCTGCGCGGCGCGGCCCGGCTGTACCGCCTGGGCACCGGCGCCCGTGAAGTCACGCTGGATGTCCACGGGCCCGGGTCCCTGCTGGGCGTGCTGGCCCTGGTGGGCGGCGCAGGCTACGGCATGTACGCCGAGGCCATGGACGACACCGAGGCGCTGCTGCTGGGCAAGGAGGCGCTGACCCGCCTGAGCGCCACGCAGCCCGCCGTGGGGGTGGCGCTGACCGAGCAGATCACCCGCCAGACCCGGGGCGTGCAGGAGCGGCTGTCGGGGCTGGTGTTTCTGGAAGTCTCGCAGCGGCTGGCTGTGGCGCTGCTGCACCTGGCCGACCGGGAAGGGCCCTGGCCCGAAGGCGGCCCGCTGGCCCTGCGCGACCGGGTCTCGCACCAGGACCTCGCCCACGTGGTGGGCAGCACCCGCGAGACCATCACCAAACTGCTGGGCGATTTCCGCGCCCGGGGCCTGCTGGACCTGGGGTACCGCCGCATTATCCTCACGGACCGCGAGGGCCTGCAGCGGGTCACCCGCGAGCCCCTGAGATAA
- the bshC gene encoding bacillithiol biosynthesis cysteine-adding enzyme BshC, with protein sequence MANSAAAEFRQGGMTGYFRLAHGATAQALGETRPDLDRAALAQALRAYHRDLGTLDAQVEAGLAHLAHPASRVVVTGQQAGALTGPAYAVHKGADAALLARQLHTDQRPVVAVYWVASQDHDAAEVASTTLLDRSETLHRLSLDVPAGVPVGRVSWRSEWTVQVRALLDAFDGPAEHVAAVRRRIDAALAGGGSYADVFARLLHGLLAPAGLLVLDPLHPALARLMAPALARELHDPLASSAAIEAAAARLERDGFVPQLRRPPGATNLFVEEDDGQRRLLRAEGTALATETRRYTRAELLALLEADPSRLTPAAGLRPAVQDALLPTLAFVVGPGEIAYGAQLRDVYPLHGLQQPLLWPRLSVTWLEPPVARLLRRLEAGAAQVQADPEGVLGRALARERGAAAAAQGRLDALNAELHTLSAELGALDPTLAGAAERTRTRTVARVAHLQRLAARALARAEDERSGQLTRLKRHLLPNGVPQERELNFLTFLLKHGDMPRQQLLSLPPGWQGELEIP encoded by the coding sequence ATGGCAAACAGCGCAGCGGCAGAGTTCAGACAGGGGGGCATGACCGGGTATTTCCGGCTGGCACATGGGGCCACCGCGCAGGCGCTGGGCGAGACGCGGCCAGACCTGGACCGCGCGGCCCTGGCGCAGGCCCTGCGCGCGTACCACCGCGACCTGGGCACCCTGGACGCACAGGTGGAAGCGGGCCTGGCCCACCTGGCGCACCCGGCCTCGCGCGTGGTGGTCACGGGCCAGCAGGCGGGCGCCCTGACTGGCCCGGCCTACGCCGTACACAAGGGCGCGGACGCCGCGCTGCTGGCCCGGCAGCTGCACACCGACCAGAGGCCCGTGGTGGCCGTGTACTGGGTGGCCAGTCAGGACCACGACGCCGCTGAGGTGGCCAGCACCACCCTGCTGGACCGTTCAGAGACCCTGCACCGCCTGAGCCTGGATGTGCCAGCGGGCGTGCCGGTGGGCCGCGTGTCCTGGCGCTCCGAGTGGACCGTGCAGGTCCGCGCCCTGCTGGACGCCTTTGATGGCCCCGCCGAACATGTAGCGGCCGTGCGGCGGCGCATTGACGCGGCGCTGGCGGGGGGTGGCAGCTACGCCGATGTATTTGCCCGGCTGCTGCATGGCCTGCTGGCCCCGGCCGGGCTGCTGGTGCTGGACCCCCTGCACCCGGCCCTGGCCCGCCTGATGGCCCCGGCCCTGGCGCGCGAACTGCACGACCCCCTGGCGTCGTCGGCCGCCATTGAAGCGGCGGCGGCCCGGCTGGAGCGCGACGGCTTTGTGCCGCAGCTGCGCCGCCCGCCCGGCGCCACCAACCTGTTTGTGGAAGAGGACGACGGCCAGCGCCGCCTGCTGCGCGCGGAGGGGACCGCACTGGCCACCGAAACCCGCCGCTACACCCGCGCGGAACTGCTGGCCCTGCTGGAGGCCGACCCCAGTCGCCTGACCCCGGCGGCGGGTCTGCGCCCGGCTGTGCAGGACGCGCTGCTGCCCACCCTGGCCTTTGTGGTGGGCCCCGGCGAGATCGCGTATGGCGCGCAGCTGCGGGATGTGTACCCGCTGCACGGCCTGCAGCAGCCCCTGCTGTGGCCACGCCTGAGCGTGACGTGGCTGGAACCTCCGGTGGCGCGGCTGCTGCGCCGCCTGGAAGCGGGCGCCGCGCAGGTGCAGGCTGACCCCGAAGGCGTGCTGGGGCGCGCCCTGGCCCGCGAGCGGGGCGCGGCCGCCGCCGCCCAGGGGCGCCTGGACGCCCTGAACGCCGAGCTGCACACCCTGAGCGCTGAACTGGGCGCCCTGGACCCCACCCTGGCTGGCGCGGCCGAACGCACCCGCACGCGCACCGTGGCCCGGGTGGCGCACCTGCAGCGCCTCGCCGCCCGCGCCCTGGCCCGCGCCGAGGACGAACGCAGCGGGCAGCTGACCCGCCTGAAGCGCCACCTGCTTCCCAATGGCGTGCCCCAGGAACGCGAGCTGAATTTTCTGACTTTCCTGCTCAAGCACGGGGATATGCCGCGGCAGCAGCTGCTGAGCCTGCCCCCCGGCTGGCAGGGCGAGCTGGAGATTCCCTGA
- a CDS encoding stage V sporulation protein S: METLRVSGTSRPNAIAGAIAALLRTQGEVEIQSIGPAAVNQAVKALAIARGYLTGDRLDLYTQPEFVKLDVQSEERTAVRFLVKAIPVPPPPS, translated from the coding sequence TTGGAAACCCTGCGCGTCTCCGGCACGTCACGCCCCAACGCCATCGCCGGTGCCATCGCTGCGCTGCTGCGCACCCAGGGCGAGGTGGAAATCCAGTCCATCGGTCCGGCCGCCGTGAATCAGGCGGTTAAGGCCCTGGCCATCGCCCGTGGGTACCTGACCGGCGACCGACTTGATCTGTACACCCAGCCTGAATTCGTGAAGCTGGACGTGCAGTCCGAGGAGCGCACCGCCGTGCGCTTTCTGGTCAAGGCCATTCCGGTCCCCCCGCCCCCCTCCTGA
- a CDS encoding PhoX family protein: protein MTTDRKTEASLWHRLLETRLTRRSALGGAAAAAAAVSLPLTISSAEAVSNNGGPSTVDPQKVTPRATPPFRAIGVTTADAVTLPAGYRAQVLAPWGEVFTEGGREIGFNHDYVGFFPIDLLQGGTSSTEALLTINHEYVNPMFVGGDTKNRTPAQIRAEMEAVGVSVVRVKKEGREWRIVPDARNRRIDALTEIELTGPARGSAAVRGATMVKGTVGNCSGGQTPWGTLLTCEENVDGYAKAWEGSGYDPMHQGWVTEIDPFTPGWTPKKRTAMGRFRHENVAVTVARDGRVVGYMGDDMQDACVYKFVSRGKYDPANRAANLNLLAEGDLYVANFGNGSWVLLDYDKNKKLQDAKGADGKPLFASQADVLADARASALAVGGTPVDRPEDIEIHPRTGEVYVALTNNSKHGNFFGQIVKFRENGDDWTATKFLWEVFAVGGPQSGFASPDNLVFDPYGNLWMVTDNSDLSTNPIKAFHGNNAMFFMPTEGPNAGKAYRFAVGPVDAEMTGPVWSPDGKTLFLAIQHPGEDSESLDKLRSNFGARAGSNVPRPTLVAIEGFPGWRA, encoded by the coding sequence ATGACCACAGACCGAAAGACAGAAGCCAGCCTCTGGCACCGTCTGCTTGAAACGCGCCTGACCCGCCGCAGCGCGCTGGGGGGCGCGGCCGCTGCCGCCGCTGCGGTCAGCCTGCCCCTGACCATCAGCTCTGCCGAGGCGGTGAGCAACAACGGCGGGCCCAGCACGGTGGACCCGCAGAAGGTCACGCCCCGGGCCACGCCGCCCTTCCGGGCCATTGGCGTCACCACCGCCGACGCCGTGACGCTGCCGGCCGGCTACCGCGCGCAGGTGCTCGCACCCTGGGGCGAGGTGTTTACAGAGGGCGGGCGCGAGATTGGCTTTAACCACGACTACGTGGGCTTCTTTCCCATTGACCTGCTGCAGGGCGGCACCAGCAGCACCGAGGCCCTGCTGACCATCAACCACGAGTACGTGAATCCCATGTTCGTGGGCGGCGACACCAAGAACCGCACCCCCGCGCAGATCCGCGCCGAGATGGAAGCGGTGGGCGTGAGCGTGGTGCGCGTGAAGAAAGAGGGCCGCGAGTGGCGCATTGTGCCCGACGCCCGTAACCGCCGCATTGACGCGCTGACCGAGATTGAGCTGACCGGCCCTGCGCGCGGCAGCGCCGCGGTCAGGGGCGCCACCATGGTGAAGGGGACTGTGGGCAACTGCTCGGGCGGGCAGACCCCCTGGGGCACGCTGCTGACCTGCGAGGAAAACGTGGACGGCTACGCCAAGGCCTGGGAAGGCAGCGGCTACGACCCCATGCACCAGGGCTGGGTGACCGAGATTGACCCCTTTACCCCCGGCTGGACCCCGAAAAAGCGCACCGCCATGGGCCGCTTCCGCCATGAGAACGTGGCCGTGACCGTGGCCAGGGACGGGCGTGTGGTGGGCTACATGGGCGACGACATGCAGGACGCTTGCGTGTACAAGTTCGTCTCGCGTGGGAAGTACGACCCCGCCAACCGCGCGGCCAACCTGAACCTGCTGGCCGAAGGCGACCTGTACGTGGCGAACTTTGGCAACGGCAGCTGGGTGCTGCTGGACTACGACAAGAACAAGAAGCTGCAAGACGCCAAGGGCGCCGACGGCAAGCCCCTGTTCGCCAGCCAGGCCGACGTGCTGGCCGACGCCCGCGCCAGCGCCCTGGCGGTGGGCGGCACCCCGGTGGACCGCCCCGAGGACATCGAGATTCACCCGCGTACTGGCGAGGTGTACGTGGCGCTGACCAACAACAGCAAGCACGGCAACTTCTTCGGACAGATCGTGAAGTTCCGCGAGAACGGCGACGACTGGACCGCCACGAAGTTCCTGTGGGAAGTGTTTGCAGTGGGCGGGCCCCAGAGCGGCTTTGCCAGCCCGGACAACCTCGTGTTCGACCCCTACGGCAACCTGTGGATGGTCACCGATAACTCGGACCTGAGCACCAACCCCATCAAGGCCTTCCACGGCAACAACGCCATGTTCTTCATGCCCACCGAGGGGCCCAACGCGGGCAAGGCCTACCGCTTCGCCGTGGGCCCGGTGGACGCCGAGATGACCGGCCCGGTGTGGTCGCCCGACGGCAAGACGCTCTTTCTGGCCATTCAGCACCCCGGCGAGGACAGCGAGAGCCTGGACAAGCTGCGCTCGAACTTCGGCGCCAGGGCCGGCAGCAACGTTCCCCGGCCCACGCTGGTGGCCATTGAAGGCTTCCCCGGGTGGCGGGCGTGA
- a CDS encoding polyamine ABC transporter substrate-binding protein, with amino-acid sequence MTLRRGQRPLLALCALLSSCYRVDKPAGPAAAAAVPAGDGRTLRVFIWSEYMDPDIVGAFEKQSGARVILDTFESNEAMLAKLQGGGATYDLVVPSSYVVQTMVRAGLLQPLNRAQLPNLKNVAPEFLNPPYDPGNRYSVPYQYAATGLAYNKSRYVPRSSWAEIFGPEDRRSFVLLDDPREVIGAALKYLGHSANTADVAELRAARDLLRRTVAKKGFQGFDGGPGTRNKLLARQVDLGQIYVGDLLIATEENPQVQVLLPREGTTISMDTLVVLKRSPNPALAHRFINTLLDAEVGARLSNYTYYATPNAAARPLLDDFLKEIPALNPPPQWLQNGKLDFIDELPGRRAQRLYDRIWTELKSR; translated from the coding sequence TTGACCCTTCGACGTGGCCAAAGGCCGCTCCTGGCCCTGTGTGCCCTGCTGAGCAGCTGCTACCGCGTGGACAAACCGGCGGGCCCCGCTGCGGCTGCGGCCGTGCCGGCCGGCGATGGGCGCACCCTGCGGGTGTTCATCTGGTCGGAATACATGGACCCGGACATCGTGGGGGCGTTCGAGAAGCAGAGCGGCGCGCGGGTCATTCTGGACACCTTCGAGAGCAACGAGGCCATGCTGGCCAAGCTCCAGGGGGGCGGGGCCACCTATGACCTCGTGGTGCCCAGTTCCTACGTGGTGCAGACCATGGTCCGCGCGGGCCTGCTGCAACCGCTGAACCGGGCGCAGCTGCCCAACCTGAAGAACGTGGCCCCCGAATTCCTGAACCCCCCCTACGACCCGGGCAACCGCTATTCCGTGCCGTACCAGTACGCGGCCACCGGACTGGCCTACAACAAGAGCCGCTATGTCCCCCGAAGCAGCTGGGCCGAGATCTTCGGCCCCGAGGACCGCCGCTCTTTCGTGCTGCTGGACGACCCGCGCGAGGTGATTGGCGCCGCGCTGAAATACCTGGGGCACAGCGCCAACACGGCGGACGTGGCGGAGCTGCGCGCGGCCCGCGATCTGCTGCGCCGGACTGTGGCCAAAAAGGGTTTCCAGGGTTTTGACGGCGGCCCCGGTACCCGCAACAAGCTGCTGGCCCGGCAGGTGGACCTGGGCCAGATCTACGTGGGCGATCTGCTGATCGCCACCGAGGAAAACCCCCAGGTGCAGGTGCTGCTGCCCCGTGAAGGCACGACCATCAGCATGGACACCCTGGTGGTCCTGAAGCGCAGCCCCAACCCTGCCCTGGCCCACCGCTTCATTAACACCCTGCTGGACGCCGAGGTGGGCGCCCGCTTAAGCAACTACACCTACTACGCCACGCCCAACGCCGCCGCGCGGCCTCTGCTGGACGACTTCCTGAAGGAGATTCCGGCCCTGAATCCCCCGCCACAGTGGCTGCAGAACGGCAAGCTCGACTTCATTGATGAGTTGCCCGGCCGCCGGGCGCAGCGGCTGTATGACCGGATCTGGACGGAGTTGAAAAGCCGGTAG
- a CDS encoding ABC transporter permease — translation MTRTHPLLAAWAWLVYAFLYLPIVVLVVFSFNESRFGAEWTGFTTKWYGVLLGRADVRGALGHTLEVALLSTLVSTVLGTLTGLGLWRYTSRARAAVSTLLVLPIVIPDVVMGVMLLMFYAAVRAGLERAGWTFDNGFWTVLLAHVTFQISYVALTVRSRLSGYGPELEEAARDLGASAWQSFWRVVLPLAWPGVLAGALLAFTLSLDDFVVTYFTSGSGFQTLPVLIYTNVKRGVTPDINALSTLLILVTVVAILVANALLRPRGKG, via the coding sequence ATGACCCGCACCCATCCCCTCCTGGCCGCCTGGGCGTGGCTGGTGTACGCCTTCCTGTATCTGCCGATTGTGGTGCTGGTGGTATTTTCTTTCAACGAATCGCGCTTTGGGGCCGAATGGACGGGCTTTACCACCAAGTGGTACGGGGTGCTGCTGGGCCGGGCCGATGTGCGCGGCGCCCTGGGGCACACCCTGGAAGTGGCGCTGCTAAGCACCCTGGTCAGCACCGTGCTGGGCACGCTGACCGGCCTGGGGCTGTGGCGCTATACCAGCCGGGCCCGCGCAGCCGTGTCCACGCTGCTGGTGCTGCCCATCGTGATTCCCGACGTGGTGATGGGCGTGATGCTGCTCATGTTCTACGCGGCTGTGCGCGCCGGGCTGGAGCGGGCCGGCTGGACCTTCGACAACGGCTTCTGGACGGTGCTGCTGGCGCATGTCACCTTCCAGATCAGCTATGTGGCCCTCACTGTGCGCTCGCGCCTGTCGGGCTACGGCCCGGAACTGGAAGAAGCCGCGCGTGATCTGGGCGCCAGCGCGTGGCAGTCCTTCTGGCGCGTGGTGCTGCCGCTGGCGTGGCCGGGCGTGCTGGCGGGCGCCCTGCTGGCCTTTACCCTGTCGCTGGACGACTTTGTGGTGACCTACTTCACCAGCGGCTCGGGCTTTCAGACCCTGCCGGTGCTGATCTACACGAACGTCAAACGCGGCGTCACACCCGACATCAATGCCCTGAGCACCCTGCTGATTCTCGTGACAGTGGTGGCCATTCTGGTGGCGAACGCCCTGCTGCGGCCCCGGGGGAAGGGATGA
- a CDS encoding ABC transporter permease, giving the protein MTPRRFLATLGPGVLWLVVFLVLPALIMLGYSLLTRTDLAQVGPPWTLESWGRVIGYDALFQEWTGDNLRVLWRSVWVAGISTALCVLMGYPLAFYIARQDARRRQLLLLLLIIPFWTNFLIRVYAWIILLRPFELVPSPMATLLGMVYAFLPFFVLPVYASVEKVNWSLSEAAQDLGATPARAFWSAVVPQTLPGLVAGVLLTFIPALGTFVVSDLLGGAKTALVGNLVQNQFGQAGDWPYGSALSFLLMGLVLLGLWVYARVAGRRGLEELV; this is encoded by the coding sequence GTGACCCCCCGCCGCTTCCTCGCCACCCTGGGGCCCGGCGTGCTGTGGCTGGTGGTCTTTCTGGTGCTGCCGGCGCTGATCATGCTGGGGTACTCGCTGCTCACGCGCACCGATCTGGCACAGGTGGGGCCGCCGTGGACGCTGGAAAGCTGGGGCCGGGTCATCGGGTACGACGCGCTGTTTCAGGAATGGACCGGGGACAACCTGCGGGTGCTGTGGCGCAGCGTGTGGGTGGCGGGCATCAGCACGGCCCTGTGCGTGCTGATGGGCTATCCGCTGGCCTTTTACATCGCCCGGCAGGACGCGCGGCGCCGGCAACTGCTGCTGCTGCTGCTCATCATTCCCTTCTGGACCAACTTCCTGATCCGGGTCTACGCCTGGATCATCCTGCTGCGGCCCTTTGAGCTGGTGCCCAGCCCCATGGCCACCCTGCTGGGCATGGTGTACGCCTTTCTGCCTTTTTTCGTGCTGCCGGTGTACGCCAGCGTGGAAAAGGTGAACTGGTCGCTGTCCGAAGCCGCCCAGGACCTGGGGGCCACCCCTGCGCGGGCCTTCTGGAGTGCGGTGGTGCCCCAGACCCTCCCGGGACTGGTGGCGGGCGTCCTGCTGACCTTCATTCCGGCGCTGGGCACCTTCGTGGTCAGCGACCTGCTGGGCGGCGCCAAGACGGCGCTGGTGGGCAACCTCGTGCAGAACCAGTTCGGGCAGGCGGGCGACTGGCCGTATGGCAGTGCGCTCAGCTTCCTGCTGATGGGGCTGGTGCTGCTGGGCCTGTGGGTGTACGCCCGGGTGGCCGGGCGCCGGGGCCTGGAGGAACTGGTATGA